In Chitinophaga nivalis, a single genomic region encodes these proteins:
- a CDS encoding SusD/RagB family nutrient-binding outer membrane lipoprotein, which translates to MKYWKYIAGSFIALSFSACSDKIMDEINRDRNNPADVAAINQIPSVTLESAFGTTGTDLAWYASVFIEHNAGTWGQMLDADTRIGVKASSLANNSWNAVYDNMMILQDIIKKCSPEGSEPQNKTVLGVAQVLMAYNIAVVSDMWGQVPFKEALKGAGNFQPVFDKQQDIYKSTILPYLNKGIENLSVKVPGDIATALRANDLLYGGTGAGSWTADKWIKAAWSLKARYFLHMNNVDSKAIDSVLECVPKGFVNAAQEFKFTRYDGTARGENPWSQFWGDRKYLAAGKTLVDLMAARQDPRMGAYFSLRDGAVFPAPSGTAEQSQGNYYSFSLLGTKTAPTPLMSFHELKFIEAEAQARKGLDFRPALQRAIEESFAYYNVSGATDYYNNKVVPLLGTTQADNLKEILTQKYISFYESESIEAYNDYRRTRIPAMNNPQNQLTNYGFVERLPYPTSEVSSNPANVPSVNIFKNKIWWAGGAE; encoded by the coding sequence ATGAAATATTGGAAATATATAGCCGGATCTTTTATCGCATTGTCTTTCTCTGCCTGTTCAGATAAGATAATGGATGAAATAAACCGGGACCGGAATAACCCCGCTGATGTAGCGGCGATCAATCAGATTCCTTCTGTAACACTAGAATCAGCCTTTGGTACTACAGGTACTGATCTGGCGTGGTATGCTTCTGTGTTCATTGAACATAATGCCGGTACCTGGGGGCAAATGTTGGATGCAGATACCCGTATTGGCGTAAAAGCTTCTTCCCTGGCCAATAATTCCTGGAATGCTGTATATGACAACATGATGATCCTGCAGGATATCATTAAAAAATGTTCTCCTGAGGGTAGTGAGCCGCAAAATAAGACCGTGCTGGGCGTTGCTCAGGTACTGATGGCCTACAATATTGCCGTGGTGTCGGATATGTGGGGCCAGGTACCTTTTAAGGAGGCGTTGAAAGGTGCAGGAAATTTTCAACCTGTTTTTGATAAACAACAGGATATATACAAAAGTACCATACTGCCTTACCTGAACAAAGGTATTGAGAATCTGAGTGTAAAGGTGCCTGGCGATATTGCGACAGCACTAAGAGCCAATGATCTCCTGTACGGTGGCACTGGTGCTGGTTCATGGACAGCTGACAAATGGATCAAAGCAGCCTGGAGTTTAAAGGCACGGTATTTCCTGCATATGAACAATGTAGATTCAAAAGCAATAGACTCTGTATTGGAGTGTGTGCCTAAAGGGTTTGTAAATGCAGCACAGGAGTTCAAGTTTACCAGGTATGATGGTACTGCCAGAGGAGAAAACCCCTGGTCGCAGTTCTGGGGAGATAGGAAATACCTGGCAGCTGGTAAAACACTGGTGGATCTGATGGCTGCTCGTCAGGACCCGCGTATGGGCGCCTACTTTTCATTGAGAGACGGAGCGGTATTTCCTGCTCCCAGTGGAACAGCCGAACAGTCACAGGGGAATTATTATTCCTTTTCACTTTTGGGGACCAAAACAGCGCCTACTCCACTCATGAGTTTCCATGAGCTGAAATTCATCGAGGCAGAGGCGCAGGCCAGAAAAGGACTGGATTTCAGACCGGCTTTACAGAGAGCTATAGAGGAATCATTCGCCTATTACAACGTAAGTGGCGCTACCGATTATTATAACAACAAAGTGGTGCCTTTACTGGGTACTACCCAGGCAGATAACCTGAAAGAGATCCTGACACAGAAATATATCTCTTTCTACGAGTCTGAATCTATTGAGGCATACAATGACTACCGCAGAACCCGGATTCCTGCCATGAATAATCCGCAAAACCAATTGACCAACTACGGCTTCGTGGAAAGATTGCCTTATCCTACCAGTGAGGTAAGTTCAAATCCGGCAAACGTACCATCTGTGAACATTTTCAAAAACAAAATCTGGTGGGCTGGTGGTGCTGAATAA
- a CDS encoding SusC/RagA family TonB-linked outer membrane protein, protein MKKGLLLWLFAAISTLQVLGQSRTITGKVTDAKDGSPLPGVTVKVTHGATGTLTTATGEFKLTVAENTSSLEFSFIGYATQQLNVAGKSIVNVKLATDEKGLSEVVVVGYGTVERKNLTASVSSIKGASLKNAAAPSIDRQLAGQVAGVQATVSSGMLGQPARIRIRGTNSISSSADPLYVIDGVPYITGSQSGITPNNPLGDINPNDIESMEVLKDGAATAIYGSRASNGVILVTTKRGKSGKARLTYDSWLAAATPSKRFKLLNADEFVMINNEKLFNADPSDPEKYANPTPNPAGGFYDTDWQKVVTRTGFQQNHALSMSGATDQTNYYVSLGYTDMKGILVGNDQTKYQVRLKVEQKVLDVVTVGVNAGVSYIKNNGLNTSQVGLSSNLANAMRAFPNVPAQWNDGSYNLSTTNTLGSGANKLVITDNYTNIKYVLDHNIYRNQSLNFTGNTFASVKILKNFDLRTQLGINYLNGEDYQYWNSTHGDGKNLNGLVFQQSIPNFRYNWVNTLSYNKTIGSHYINAVVGMENQKTRERSFSGQGTNLTSPFFGTNNLIDNSVSTHTVGGNILERAFQSYFVRANYGFKDRYLISGTLRRDAISSLPIGKQNVTLPGVSVGWRVSQENFFQNTSWLNFVSNLKLRGGYAKVGNVEIGAYPYAGTYKPSLYGSFLGVAFNQVYNPDLTFETSKKMNVGFDMAFLKDRITFTADYFKNDIDNMILASPLPPSLGVPSSTQPNVFYSNVGKMYNKGFEFTINSLNIQKGDFTWSTSFNLSFVKNRVTALVDGADIVYPYNLTRVGESLGAFYGYESAGVNPANGNQLWVKGDGTVVQAYQGADNDKKNGNYYAYDPANPGDVSKSADGLSAKDKKILGQATPTYYGGLNNTVTYKGFDFNIFLSFSGGNKVYNVTSQEGLSNMKFQNNGKVILDRWTTPGQVTDVPKLHYGSDNFVLQSGNMNSRFLEDGSFIRAQNIGLGYSLPKKMLDRMKLNNFRIYAQVQNAFVITKYSGLDPELNTYVDSKANTQPGLDYNTNPVPRSYTFGINVGL, encoded by the coding sequence ATGAAGAAAGGATTGCTTCTCTGGCTGTTCGCGGCTATCAGCACTTTGCAGGTGTTGGGCCAATCACGAACAATCACCGGTAAAGTTACCGATGCAAAAGATGGTTCACCATTACCCGGCGTGACGGTAAAAGTGACCCATGGTGCTACCGGTACACTGACCACAGCTACTGGTGAATTTAAACTGACTGTTGCAGAAAATACGTCATCTCTCGAATTCTCCTTTATCGGTTATGCTACCCAGCAGCTCAATGTAGCCGGTAAATCTATTGTGAATGTGAAGCTGGCTACAGATGAAAAAGGATTGAGTGAAGTAGTGGTAGTAGGTTATGGTACGGTAGAACGTAAAAACCTGACTGCTTCTGTTTCCAGTATTAAAGGTGCTTCCCTGAAAAACGCGGCAGCTCCCAGTATCGACCGCCAGCTGGCTGGTCAGGTAGCGGGTGTGCAGGCAACGGTTTCCAGCGGTATGCTCGGCCAACCTGCCCGTATTCGTATCCGCGGTACAAACAGTATCAGCAGCAGCGCTGATCCGCTGTATGTAATTGATGGTGTTCCCTACATCACCGGTAGCCAGAGTGGTATTACGCCAAACAACCCGTTGGGTGATATCAACCCGAACGATATTGAAAGCATGGAAGTACTGAAAGATGGTGCAGCTACTGCCATCTATGGTTCCCGCGCTTCCAACGGTGTGATCCTGGTAACTACCAAAAGAGGTAAATCCGGTAAAGCACGTTTAACCTACGATAGCTGGTTAGCTGCTGCTACCCCTTCCAAGCGTTTCAAACTGCTGAATGCAGATGAATTTGTAATGATCAACAATGAGAAGTTGTTCAATGCAGATCCTTCTGATCCTGAAAAATATGCCAACCCAACCCCTAACCCGGCTGGTGGCTTCTACGATACAGATTGGCAGAAAGTAGTGACCAGAACAGGATTCCAACAGAATCATGCACTCTCCATGAGCGGCGCTACAGATCAGACCAACTATTACGTTTCCCTCGGTTATACCGATATGAAAGGTATTCTGGTAGGTAACGACCAGACTAAATACCAGGTGCGTCTGAAAGTTGAACAGAAAGTGCTGGATGTAGTAACCGTAGGTGTAAATGCCGGCGTATCCTACATCAAAAACAATGGTCTGAACACCAGCCAGGTTGGTTTGTCCAGTAACCTGGCCAACGCCATGCGTGCTTTCCCTAACGTACCGGCACAGTGGAATGATGGTAGCTACAACCTGAGCACCACCAATACTTTGGGTAGCGGCGCCAACAAACTGGTGATCACCGATAACTATACCAACATTAAATATGTACTGGATCACAATATCTACCGTAACCAAAGTCTGAACTTCACCGGTAATACTTTTGCCAGTGTGAAAATTCTGAAAAACTTTGATCTGAGAACCCAGTTAGGTATTAACTACCTGAATGGTGAAGATTATCAATATTGGAACAGTACCCATGGTGATGGTAAAAACCTGAACGGACTGGTATTCCAGCAGTCTATTCCCAACTTCCGTTACAACTGGGTAAATACCCTGAGCTATAACAAAACTATCGGCAGCCATTACATCAATGCCGTAGTAGGTATGGAAAATCAGAAAACAAGAGAAAGAAGCTTTAGCGGACAAGGTACTAACCTGACCAGCCCTTTCTTTGGTACCAATAACCTGATCGATAACAGCGTTAGCACGCATACAGTGGGTGGTAACATCCTGGAGCGCGCTTTCCAGTCTTACTTTGTAAGAGCGAACTATGGTTTCAAAGACCGTTACCTGATCTCCGGTACTTTACGTAGAGATGCGATTTCTTCCCTGCCAATCGGCAAACAGAATGTAACCCTGCCGGGTGTGTCTGTGGGCTGGAGAGTGTCTCAGGAAAATTTCTTCCAGAATACTTCCTGGCTGAATTTTGTAAGCAACCTGAAACTGCGTGGTGGTTATGCAAAAGTAGGTAACGTAGAAATTGGTGCCTATCCTTATGCCGGTACTTACAAACCTTCCCTGTATGGTTCTTTCCTGGGTGTAGCCTTTAACCAGGTATACAATCCTGATCTGACTTTTGAAACCAGCAAAAAAATGAACGTTGGTTTTGATATGGCTTTCCTGAAAGATCGTATCACGTTCACTGCTGACTACTTCAAAAATGATATCGACAACATGATCCTGGCGTCCCCGCTGCCTCCGTCTTTGGGTGTGCCAAGTTCTACACAGCCGAACGTTTTCTACTCCAACGTAGGTAAGATGTACAACAAAGGTTTTGAGTTCACTATTAACAGCCTGAATATTCAGAAAGGTGACTTTACCTGGTCTACTTCCTTCAACCTCTCTTTTGTAAAGAACAGAGTGACTGCGCTGGTTGATGGTGCGGATATCGTTTACCCTTATAACCTGACCCGCGTAGGTGAATCACTGGGAGCTTTCTATGGTTATGAGTCTGCCGGTGTAAACCCTGCCAACGGTAATCAGTTATGGGTAAAAGGTGACGGTACAGTTGTACAGGCTTATCAGGGAGCTGACAATGATAAGAAAAATGGTAATTACTATGCATACGATCCGGCTAATCCGGGCGATGTGTCCAAATCTGCCGATGGTTTGTCTGCCAAGGATAAAAAGATCCTGGGTCAGGCTACACCTACCTACTATGGTGGTTTGAACAACACGGTTACCTACAAAGGATTTGATTTCAACATCTTCTTATCTTTCTCCGGTGGTAATAAAGTATACAATGTTACCAGTCAGGAAGGTCTGAGCAACATGAAGTTCCAGAACAACGGTAAAGTAATCCTGGACAGATGGACAACGCCTGGTCAGGTAACGGATGTGCCTAAACTGCACTACGGTTCCGATAACTTCGTATTACAGAGTGGTAACATGAACAGCCGTTTCCTGGAAGATGGCAGCTTTATCCGTGCACAGAACATCGGTCTGGGTTATTCCCTGCCTAAGAAAATGCTGGATAGAATGAAGCTGAACAACTTCCGTATCTATGCACAGGTACAGAATGCATTTGTTATCACTAAGTATTCCGGTCTGGATCCAGAGTTGAATACCTATGTTGATTCAAAAGCCAACACTCAGCCTGGTCTGGATTACAACACCAACCCTGTTCCCCGTAGCTATACATTCGGTATCAACGTAGGACTTTAA
- a CDS encoding RagB/SusD family nutrient uptake outer membrane protein gives MRNTFAYKYNRGMRTATAALLAITLGTASCSKFTELAPKNAYPSESVFKDPATIELAVNGMYSTAAIGSYNDDYTVGRGYPFGSAAIEQDEMRGEDMINLQAFYEFTYKATYSPTSANNVQMWVNLYALINQANTLIDGVRTAAKNGVITEAKAGQIEGEARFLRALAHHEALIHYSRPYADGAGSQVGVPYRDLPVSTPEQIQAAMKIGRGTVKEDYTKMLADLDYAETHMAASAPAFTIAKATKGAAIALKTRIKLHMGDWKGVIDEATKLGADQGGTFVSPVQGFKLTESPDGPFLKADQNTESIFSIANNAVTNPGTNGALASMFGPAELKGRGLVATSPALFNATFWAADDLRREKLQFKQTLKVDGKPSQNYYFNYKYRDYLNKSDWAPVIRYAEVLLNAAEAYARLGNNAQSFKLFSAVRNRSLLPTSPNIITAPPADMIQAVLNERRVEFAGEGRRWPDIHRLALDAQYGTSGIPAKILPTELKADGSNYNAVTRPVTEAKYSGFAYSHYRFLWPLPATEIASNPTLKNAQNPNY, from the coding sequence ATGAGAAATACATTCGCATATAAATATAACAGAGGTATGAGAACCGCTACTGCAGCCTTACTGGCTATCACGCTGGGAACTGCCTCCTGTTCAAAATTTACTGAACTGGCGCCTAAAAATGCCTATCCGTCTGAATCTGTTTTTAAAGATCCGGCAACGATTGAGCTGGCGGTGAATGGTATGTATAGCACTGCTGCTATTGGTAGTTACAATGATGACTATACGGTGGGTCGTGGTTATCCTTTTGGTTCGGCTGCCATTGAGCAGGACGAAATGCGCGGGGAAGATATGATCAACCTGCAGGCATTCTACGAATTTACCTACAAGGCTACCTACAGCCCTACTTCTGCCAACAATGTGCAGATGTGGGTGAACCTGTATGCGCTGATCAACCAGGCGAATACTTTGATCGATGGGGTGCGTACTGCTGCGAAGAATGGTGTTATCACCGAAGCAAAGGCTGGCCAGATTGAAGGAGAAGCCCGCTTCTTGCGTGCACTCGCACATCATGAAGCGCTGATTCACTACAGCCGTCCTTATGCAGATGGTGCTGGTTCTCAGGTGGGTGTTCCTTACAGGGATCTGCCGGTGAGCACACCGGAACAAATCCAGGCTGCTATGAAAATAGGTCGTGGAACCGTGAAGGAAGATTATACCAAAATGCTGGCTGATCTGGATTATGCAGAAACACATATGGCTGCATCCGCCCCTGCATTTACCATTGCAAAAGCGACCAAAGGTGCTGCTATTGCTTTGAAAACAAGGATTAAACTGCACATGGGTGACTGGAAAGGGGTGATCGACGAAGCTACTAAACTGGGCGCAGACCAGGGCGGTACTTTCGTGAGCCCTGTTCAGGGATTCAAACTGACAGAAAGCCCGGATGGTCCTTTCCTGAAAGCAGATCAGAATACAGAGTCTATCTTCTCTATTGCGAACAACGCGGTTACCAACCCCGGTACCAACGGTGCGCTGGCTTCCATGTTCGGTCCTGCTGAGTTGAAAGGCCGTGGTCTGGTAGCTACCAGTCCTGCTTTGTTTAACGCTACTTTCTGGGCTGCGGATGACTTACGTCGGGAAAAACTGCAGTTCAAACAAACATTGAAAGTAGATGGCAAACCTAGCCAGAACTACTACTTCAACTATAAATACCGCGATTATCTGAATAAATCAGATTGGGCGCCGGTGATCAGATATGCAGAAGTACTGCTGAATGCAGCAGAAGCATACGCTCGTTTGGGTAACAATGCACAGTCATTTAAACTGTTCAGCGCAGTACGTAACCGTTCCCTGCTGCCTACCAGTCCAAACATTATCACTGCGCCTCCGGCAGATATGATACAGGCCGTATTAAATGAACGCCGTGTTGAATTTGCAGGTGAAGGTCGTCGCTGGCCGGATATTCACCGTCTGGCACTGGATGCCCAATACGGTACTTCCGGTATTCCTGCGAAAATATTGCCTACTGAGCTGAAAGCGGATGGCAGCAACTATAATGCAGTAACCAGACCGGTTACAGAGGCAAAGTATAGCGGATTTGCTTATTCTCACTACCGGTTCCTGTGGCCATTACCAGCTACAGAAATTGCATCTAATCCTACATTGAAAAATGCACAGAATCCGAATTACTAG
- a CDS encoding TlpA disulfide reductase family protein, with the protein MKKYLLWMSAGAFLAGCAGQEEKGAFKIDGQFTHLPAGPVVLEELTLDNVKVVDSANVKDASGKFSFKGMVAEQGLYRIRFQNGKFVLLSLDAGDMKVDGDLENLEQVKITGSEASAELQQFMGEISKQSILLTEDMRKLDSLHNAKLPDSLFQPQLKAIQQKEKDFENRFFDLAEQTKNPANAVFAISQVRNAEEIIAHKKVITSLTTRFPKNTLVKSMTTKIAELEKNAQGGDAAGGEEPAAAVKVGQTAPDFTLPDTNGKMVSLNSFRGKYVLIDFWASWCGPCRQENPNVVKAFQQFKDKNFTILGVSLDKTKDNWLEAIKQDGLTWTHVSDLKFWESAVVPLYGLNAIPSNFLLDPQGKVIASDLRGEALVAKLKEVIK; encoded by the coding sequence ATGAAAAAATACTTATTATGGATGTCCGCGGGAGCCTTCCTCGCAGGGTGCGCCGGACAAGAGGAAAAAGGAGCATTTAAAATAGACGGACAATTTACCCATCTCCCTGCAGGGCCGGTGGTATTGGAAGAATTGACGCTGGACAATGTGAAAGTAGTGGATTCCGCCAACGTAAAAGATGCCAGTGGTAAATTCTCCTTTAAAGGAATGGTAGCAGAACAAGGCTTGTACCGCATCCGCTTCCAGAACGGGAAATTCGTACTGTTGTCACTGGATGCCGGTGATATGAAAGTGGATGGTGACCTGGAGAACCTGGAGCAGGTTAAAATAACCGGTTCTGAAGCCAGTGCCGAACTGCAACAGTTCATGGGCGAAATCAGCAAACAATCCATCTTGCTGACCGAAGATATGCGCAAACTGGACAGCCTGCACAATGCAAAACTGCCCGACAGCCTGTTTCAACCGCAGTTAAAGGCAATACAGCAAAAGGAAAAAGATTTTGAAAACAGATTCTTCGATCTGGCAGAACAAACTAAAAACCCCGCTAACGCAGTTTTTGCGATCAGCCAGGTAAGAAATGCCGAAGAAATCATTGCACATAAAAAAGTAATTACCAGCCTTACTACCCGTTTTCCAAAGAATACGCTGGTAAAAAGTATGACTACTAAAATAGCAGAACTGGAAAAAAACGCACAGGGCGGTGATGCTGCCGGTGGCGAAGAACCAGCTGCTGCTGTAAAGGTTGGACAAACAGCGCCTGACTTTACCCTGCCGGATACCAATGGTAAGATGGTAAGTCTGAACTCTTTCCGGGGCAAATATGTACTGATTGACTTCTGGGCCAGCTGGTGCGGACCTTGCCGTCAGGAAAATCCTAACGTGGTAAAAGCATTCCAGCAGTTCAAGGATAAGAACTTTACTATCCTGGGCGTATCCCTGGATAAAACCAAAGATAACTGGCTGGAAGCGATCAAACAGGATGGATTAACCTGGACGCATGTCAGCGACCTGAAATTCTGGGAATCTGCCGTAGTGCCTTTATATGGCCTTAACGCTATTCCTTCCAATTTCCTGCTCGATCCTCAGGGTAAAGTAATTGCTTCCGATCTGAGAGGAGAGGCCCTGGTAGCCAAATTAAAAGAAGTGATCAAATAA
- the gatB gene encoding Asp-tRNA(Asn)/Glu-tRNA(Gln) amidotransferase subunit GatB, translated as MSDIYSKYETVIGLEVHAQLLTASKLFCNDSAAFGGAPNTHISAITLAHPGTLPRMNRKAAEYAIKLGLACHCEIEKNNYFARKNYFYPDLPKGYQVSQHTAPICKGGYVAIVTEEGARQVQLNRIHLEEDAGKLLHDQDPANSYVDYNRAGVPLVEIVTEPDMHSSDEAYAYLTEMRRLVRYLGVCDGNMEEGSMRCDANISVRLKGTTTLGTKVEVKNMNSIRNVKRAIDNEVKRQIDLIEAGGTLVQETRSFDAANGSSFSLRSKEEANDYRYFPEPDLAPFRLTDAFIEDIRASLPALPEELIRKYTQEFGLPDYDARVICDDKATADYFESLIALTPQYKAAANWILGPVKSYLNEHTIDISRFPVTPAALAALITLTDSGKVSFSIASSRILPEMIQQPEEPLAIATRLNLLQDNNADNITPIIEEVLAKYPDKVAAFKGGKKGLMALFVGEVMKLSKGKADPRLTNELLAEKLKN; from the coding sequence ATGAGCGATATATACAGCAAATATGAAACAGTAATCGGGCTGGAAGTACATGCCCAGCTGCTTACCGCGAGCAAATTATTTTGTAATGACAGCGCAGCCTTTGGCGGCGCACCCAATACACATATCAGTGCCATTACGCTGGCGCATCCCGGTACCTTACCCCGGATGAACCGCAAAGCGGCAGAATATGCGATCAAGCTGGGGCTGGCCTGCCACTGCGAGATCGAGAAAAATAATTACTTCGCCCGCAAGAACTATTTCTATCCCGATCTGCCCAAGGGCTATCAGGTATCCCAGCATACAGCACCCATCTGTAAAGGTGGCTACGTAGCCATTGTAACCGAAGAAGGCGCCCGGCAGGTGCAGCTGAACCGCATCCACCTCGAGGAAGATGCCGGCAAACTGCTGCACGACCAGGACCCGGCTAACAGCTATGTGGATTATAACCGTGCCGGCGTACCCCTGGTAGAAATTGTGACGGAACCGGATATGCACTCCAGCGATGAGGCCTATGCCTATCTCACGGAAATGCGGCGGCTGGTACGTTACCTCGGTGTGTGCGACGGTAATATGGAAGAAGGCAGCATGCGCTGCGATGCCAACATCTCCGTTCGCCTGAAAGGTACTACCACTCTGGGTACCAAGGTGGAAGTAAAAAACATGAACTCTATCCGCAACGTAAAGCGGGCAATTGATAATGAAGTAAAACGGCAGATCGATCTGATTGAAGCCGGTGGCACCCTGGTGCAGGAAACCCGCAGTTTTGATGCTGCCAATGGCAGTTCCTTTTCTTTGCGATCCAAAGAAGAAGCCAACGACTACCGGTATTTCCCGGAACCAGACCTGGCGCCTTTCCGGCTCACCGATGCCTTCATTGAGGACATCAGGGCATCTCTGCCGGCATTACCGGAAGAACTGATCCGGAAATATACCCAGGAGTTCGGACTACCGGATTATGATGCCCGCGTGATCTGCGACGATAAAGCCACTGCCGACTATTTCGAAAGCCTGATCGCCCTTACGCCGCAATACAAGGCAGCAGCCAACTGGATACTGGGCCCCGTGAAGTCTTACCTGAACGAGCATACCATAGATATCTCCCGGTTTCCGGTAACGCCGGCAGCACTGGCAGCACTGATAACGCTAACGGATAGTGGAAAAGTAAGCTTCTCCATTGCTTCCTCCCGCATACTCCCGGAAATGATACAACAACCGGAAGAGCCGCTGGCCATAGCCACCCGGTTGAATTTACTGCAGGATAACAACGCCGACAATATTACGCCGATCATTGAGGAAGTACTGGCGAAGTACCCCGACAAGGTAGCGGCATTTAAAGGTGGCAAAAAAGGGCTGATGGCGCTGTTTGTCGGAGAGGTCATGAAACTCTCCAAAGGGAAGGCCGATCCGAGGCTGACCAACGAATTACTGGCAGAGAAATTGAAAAACTGA
- a CDS encoding aldehyde dehydrogenase: protein MLSNIQASQLYQAQQVYFNSGDTYSYTFRKNQLKRFKNGIKKFESKIIQALQEDLHKHPMESYVSEVGFMYEEIDYMLENLKQWMEPEAVTSPFVTYPSSSKVYKEPLGVTLIIGPWNYPFMLLLCPLLGAIAGGNCAIVKPSEMAPHTAAVISALISDTFDPAYIAVVEGDGSTVIPTLMAFRFDHVFFTGSMPVGKKIMELAVPHLTPVTLELGGKSPCVVDENVNITVAAKRIVWGKFWNAGQTCVAPDYLLVHQRVKEELVAAMKAAIVDFYGENPAASDDYSHLINARRFDTVAAYLQEGRIIHGGQTDRDKLYIAPTLLDEVEWSDPVMQEEIFGPVLPILTYTDLSQAIGAIKQLPAPLALYVFTKSRKTEQRVIEQVRFGGGCVNNALLHLINPELPFGGRGHSGTGQYHGKYSFDTFTHRKGIMKTANWLDVPLKYAPFGKKLKVIRKIM from the coding sequence ATGTTAAGTAATATACAGGCAAGCCAGCTTTATCAGGCACAACAGGTTTATTTTAATTCGGGGGATACATATTCATATACATTTCGTAAAAATCAGCTGAAACGGTTTAAAAACGGGATTAAAAAATTTGAGTCGAAGATCATTCAGGCATTACAGGAGGATCTGCATAAACATCCGATGGAATCCTATGTCAGTGAAGTAGGATTTATGTATGAGGAGATTGATTACATGCTGGAAAACCTGAAACAATGGATGGAACCGGAAGCGGTGACCTCTCCCTTTGTGACCTATCCCAGCAGCAGTAAAGTATATAAGGAGCCGTTGGGAGTAACGCTGATTATCGGCCCCTGGAACTATCCTTTTATGTTGCTGCTTTGCCCTTTGCTGGGTGCCATTGCCGGCGGCAACTGCGCGATCGTCAAACCCTCCGAAATGGCGCCACATACGGCGGCGGTCATATCGGCGCTTATCAGCGATACCTTTGATCCGGCATACATTGCCGTGGTAGAAGGAGATGGCAGTACGGTGATTCCCACATTAATGGCTTTCCGTTTTGATCACGTATTTTTTACCGGGAGCATGCCGGTAGGAAAAAAGATTATGGAGCTGGCAGTACCACATCTGACGCCGGTAACGCTGGAGTTGGGAGGAAAGTCGCCTTGTGTGGTGGATGAAAACGTAAATATAACGGTAGCGGCTAAACGTATTGTCTGGGGGAAGTTCTGGAATGCCGGCCAAACCTGCGTAGCGCCGGATTACCTGTTGGTGCATCAACGGGTAAAAGAAGAGTTGGTGGCAGCCATGAAAGCAGCTATTGTTGATTTCTATGGCGAAAATCCGGCTGCCAGTGACGATTATTCACACCTGATCAACGCCCGGCGATTTGATACAGTAGCAGCGTATTTGCAGGAAGGCCGCATTATACATGGCGGACAAACAGATCGCGACAAGCTGTATATAGCCCCTACTCTGCTGGATGAGGTGGAATGGTCGGATCCTGTGATGCAGGAGGAAATCTTTGGACCGGTATTACCCATTCTCACCTATACGGATTTGTCGCAGGCTATAGGCGCCATCAAACAGCTGCCTGCTCCGCTGGCGTTATATGTATTTACAAAAAGCCGTAAAACAGAACAACGGGTGATAGAACAGGTGAGGTTTGGTGGCGGATGTGTGAACAATGCATTGTTGCACCTGATCAATCCTGAGTTGCCTTTTGGTGGCAGAGGGCACAGTGGTACGGGGCAATATCACGGCAAATATAGTTTTGATACGTTCACCCACCGTAAAGGCATCATGAAAACCGCCAACTGGCTGGATGTGCCGCTGAAATATGCGCCATTTGGCAAGAAGCTGAAGGTGATACGGAAAATAATGTAA